The genome window GTTATTTCAATTGGATTTGGCAGCACAGTCGATTCAAAACCACTGCTGCGCAACGGGCAGATTTAGCAACTCGCCCTTGGACCTGGCAGGACTTAGCAACTTTTCCCACAACAATTTAGCGCACTACAATTTAGCGCACTACCGACGAGTTAAGCCAGAGGACGATCGCGCTTTCAGAACGATCGCAACCCAATCAGGTCTTCACATGAGGCTAGCGCTCCTAAAGTCTGTGACAGATAATAATAGATTTAACAAAGTCAAAACTTGGCGTGAGAGTTAGCAAGCCACTATGGGTCGTACCCCAACCTTAAAATTCGATCGCGGCACCCTCATTCTGCATCCTCCGCCCAAAGGTAAAGCTTGGGTGGACTATGCTACTTGGGACGATCGCATTGAGCGTTTCCGAATTCCAGCTATTCAATATCGCGGCTTGGTAACTACGCTTCGCCGAGAAGAAATTGCCTATGACGATCAAGCCAAAAACTTTGGAACTGTCGAACTGACCTCTCATTTAGAACGACAGCCTTATCTTCACCAGCAAGAAGCCTTAGAAAACTGGATTGGGGCAGGGCATCGGGGCGTTGTGGTGCTACCGACTGCATCGGGAAAAACATACTTGGCGCAAATGGCAATGCAAGCCATGCCTTGCAGCACGTTAATTACAGTTCCAACTCTAGATTTGATGCACCAATGGTACGCCAATTTATTAGCAGCATTTCCCGGTGCCGAGATCGGTCTACTGGGTGGTGGCTCCCGCGATCGCACTCCCATTCTGGTTGCCACTTATGACAGTGCCGCTATCCATGCTGAATCTTTAGGCAATCGCTATAAGCTGCTGATTTGCGATGAGTGTCACCATTTGCCCAGCGACTTTAATCGAGTGATTGCCGAGTTTGCGATCGCCCCCTATCGGCTAGGATTAACCGCTACTCCTGACCGGACAGACGGCAGACACGTCGATTTAGATTTTCTGCTTGGCTCTGTGGTTTACCATCGCACCGCCAAAGATTTAGCTGGAGATGCCCTCGCCAGTCATGAAATTATTCAACTTAAAGTGGCTCTCTCAGAACACGAGCGCGAACGGTACGACGAATTAATGGAGATTCGAGATAATTTTTTGAAGCGATCGAACCTGTGGTTGGGTTCCATAGAGGGCTGGCAGCGATTTGTTCAAGCTAGTGCCCAATCTCAGGCAGGCAGACGGGCAATGCTAGCGCATCAAGAGGCACGGGCGATCGCCCTGGGAACTGAAGGTAAGCTTCGCATTCTTGCCGAACTCTTAGCCCAGCACCATCCTGAACAAACCTTAATTTTCACTAACGACAACGCCACGGTTTACCGCATTTCCCAAGCTTTCCTCATTCCTGCCATTACCCACCAAACTCCCGTCAAAGAACGCCACGAAATTCTGCAAAACTTTCGAGAGGGCAAGTACAAGACTTTGGCGGCTTCCCACGTTTTGAACGAAGGTGTAGACGTGCCCGAAGCGAGCGTAGCGATTTTGCTTTCAGGGACGGGTTCTGCCCGCGAGTATATTCAGCGCTTAGGGCGAGTGTTGCGAAAAGGTCAGGCGCACAAACGAGCAGTGCTGTATGAGGTGGTGGCAGAAGAAACGACAGAGGAAGGAGTTTCGAGACGAAGGAGAGAGCCTCAGCGATCGCGGCAGCCACAGCAGTTAGAGTTGATAAGGTCGCCCTACGAAGAGTTTGAGCGGAAGCTGCCTCAGGCGGCGGAATCATCTGGAGCTTGGAACCAAGAGTCAGAGGAGGACACATCAGGCTAAAAGCTCATCCACTGCTATCTCGAATCCCAGTAGCACCTTCTGCGTCCTTGCAACCTCACCAGACACAAAAATCAGCCGCGCCTCCAGGGTCGCCACAATCACCCAGCGGCTATCAGGAAACACTAGCCATACTTCGTC of Timaviella obliquedivisa GSE-PSE-MK23-08B contains these proteins:
- a CDS encoding DEAD/DEAH box helicase family protein; the encoded protein is MGRTPTLKFDRGTLILHPPPKGKAWVDYATWDDRIERFRIPAIQYRGLVTTLRREEIAYDDQAKNFGTVELTSHLERQPYLHQQEALENWIGAGHRGVVVLPTASGKTYLAQMAMQAMPCSTLITVPTLDLMHQWYANLLAAFPGAEIGLLGGGSRDRTPILVATYDSAAIHAESLGNRYKLLICDECHHLPSDFNRVIAEFAIAPYRLGLTATPDRTDGRHVDLDFLLGSVVYHRTAKDLAGDALASHEIIQLKVALSEHERERYDELMEIRDNFLKRSNLWLGSIEGWQRFVQASAQSQAGRRAMLAHQEARAIALGTEGKLRILAELLAQHHPEQTLIFTNDNATVYRISQAFLIPAITHQTPVKERHEILQNFREGKYKTLAASHVLNEGVDVPEASVAILLSGTGSAREYIQRLGRVLRKGQAHKRAVLYEVVAEETTEEGVSRRRREPQRSRQPQQLELIRSPYEEFERKLPQAAESSGAWNQESEEDTSG
- a CDS encoding IS1 family transposase, with amino-acid sequence YFNWIWQHSRFKTTAAQRADLATRPWTWQDLATFPTTI